A window of Hyperolius riggenbachi isolate aHypRig1 chromosome 1, aHypRig1.pri, whole genome shotgun sequence contains these coding sequences:
- the LOC137561413 gene encoding beta-1,4-galactosyltransferase galt-1-like, whose amino-acid sequence MRIHFQRILWICIITVKFFMLFHLFQKVSQFMKMGTQKCCFVRDTITALDNQTFIISPYFDPREGPSVRVLAIIHVSVEELYCIFDCSLNQTIYTRANIDLHRDRFGFPYGTADLLCSEPRGCDYEYVSFQTLPYQNMTPNLLFKVKNRPPPQISSNFTVCISTLYGGYNNVLQIIQSIEMYKILGASRVTIYNTSCSQNVSRVLLHYIDEGILEVVPWPITKHLKTSTTWRFFKGLASEIGYYGQTAALNDCLYRNMFRSSYVLLNDIDEIILPVTDRNWPSLMKRLQRDYPNASVFHSENHIFSTSVNTSEFDLWPNIPGVNILRHPFRQPIDWKLFNDRKMIVNPRKIFQTSIHSALKFKGRSINLPANMTITFHCTNKQIKDIPPEKLIRDNLLWRYNKSLVPNVDKVIQKLFSLR is encoded by the coding sequence ATGCGGATCCATTTCCAGCGCATCCTCTGGATCTGTATTATAACTGTCAAGTTTTTCATGTTGTTCCATCTCTTCCAGAAGGTTTCCCAGTTTATGAAGATGGGAACACAGAAGTGTTGCTTTGTCCGAGATACCATAACTGCCCTGGACAACCAGACCTTCATCATCTCTCCATACTTTGATCCAAGAGAAGGTCCATCAGTCCGGGTCCTTGCCATCATCCATGTCTCAGTGGAAGAACTTTACTGTATTTTCGATTGTTCACTCAACCAGACCATTTACACCAGGGCAAATATAGATCTTCACAGAGACAGATTTGGGTTTCCGTATGGAACTGCAGATCTCCTATGCTCAGAACCACGAGGGTGTGATTACGAATATGTGTCTTTTCAAACTTTACCCTATCAGAATATGACTCCAAATCTCTTGTTTAAAGTAAAAAATCGTCCACCTCCTCAAATCTCTTCCAATTTCACTGTCTGTATTTCTACTTTGTATGGAGGCTACAACAACGTTCTACAGATAATACAAAGCATTGAGATGTACAAGATTTTGGGGGCTTCCAGGGTCACCATCTATAACACTAGCTGTTCTCAGAATGTAAGTAGAGTCCTTCTCCATTACATTGATGAAGGGATTTTAGAAGTGGTGCCATGGCCCATAACTAAGCATCTTAAGACATCAACAACATGGCGTTTCTTCAAAGGACTCGCCAGTGAGATTGGTTATTATGGGCAAACTGCAGCTCTAAATGATTGTCTGTACAGAAACATGTTCAGAAGTAGTTATGTTCTCCTCAATGACATTGATGAAATTATCCTTCCAGTCACTGACCGAAACTGGCCTTCACTGATGAAGCGTCTTCAAAGGGACTACCCTAACGCAAGTGTCTTCCACTCTGAAAACCACATCTTCTCCACATCAGTCAACACCTCTGAATTTGACCTGTGGCCTAACATTCCGGGGGTCAATATTCTCCGACATCCCTTTCGGCAGCCGATTGACTGGAAACTCTTTAATGATCGCAAGATGATTGTGAACCCTAGGAAGATATTTCAGACGTCCATACACTCAGCTCTTAAATTCAAAGGACGGTCAATAAATCTTCCAGCAAATATGACCATTACCTTCCATTGTACAAATAAACAGATAAAAGACATCCCACCTGAGAAGCTTATTAGAGATAACCTACTGTGGAGATACAATAAGTCCTTAGTGCCCAATGTTGACAAAGTCATTCAGAAACTTTTCTCTTTGAGATAG